The window ATCTTCAGTCGTCTCTTTTCCATTGCTGTTAGTTTACTGTTTTATTTGCCAAAAAAAGCGTCAAACGCATGACCCGACAGTTGGAAATCCAATCGCTTGGTAAATTCGCACGATTCGCGGGCACCATGCTCGCGATCCATGGCGCTATCTTCCCACTCTATCGATAGAGGTCCCTGATAATCGATCGCATTGAGGGCCCGGATAATCTCCTCGAAATTGATCTTGCCGCGGCCCAGACTGCGGAAGTTCCAGTACCGGCGAGGATCACCGAACGGGACGTGGCCCCCGAAGACGCCAACCTGTTTGGGCATGTCGCTCCAGTATACATCCTTCATGTGAACGTGAAAGATCCGGTCGTGAAACTGGTAGATGAAATCGACATAATCCACCCCCTGGTAACCCAGGTGGCTGGGGTCGTAGTTGAATCCGAAAGCAGGGTGGTATTCAATGGCTTCCAGTGCCTTTCGGGCAGAGAAGGTGTCGAATGCAATCTCGGTGGGGTGTACCTCCAGAGCGAAACGCACACCCATTTCTTTGAATTTTTCCAGGATGGGAGTAAAGCGGCGGGCAAAATCGCGGTATCCTTCATCGATGGTCGATTGGGATACCGGCGGAAATGAGTAGAGCAGGTGCCATATCGGGCTTCCGGTGAATCCTACCACGGTATCCACTCTCAACTCCTTTGCCGCCCGTGCGGTGAGAACCAGCTCCTTGGCGGCACGCTGGCGAACCCCTTCCGGATCACCGTCGCCCCAGATATAGTCGGGAAGGATCTCTTTGTGACGCTCGTCGATCTTGTCGCAGACGGCTTGTCCCACCAGATGGGTGGAGATGGTACGCAACTGCAGTCCGTGTTTCTCTAGAAGCTCTTTGATTCCTTTGTAGTAGAGGGGATCGGTTTGATGGACATCGAGATGGGTGGGCAATCCCAACTCAATACCGTCGTAACCGAATCCCTTAGCCTTAATGCAAACTTCTTCCAGTGATAGATCGCCCCATTGCAGGGAATAGAGAGTTACTAATCGTGGCATGTCTGTTCTGTTTTTATGGTTTAAGAGAAAAAATTGTTGGATAACTATTTAGTCGTTCCTTATAAATTCGAATTAAGCTGAAAAATATATTTTATCTTGGTGGAAAAACCATCGGAAAATAAAATATAAAAATTTTTCTTTCAACTTTTCCATCATTTTCTTCAAGTTCCAAGCCGTAGCTGCCAGGTATGCGTTGATTTGTATGCCTTTTTCAGCCCACAAGTAATTCTGTTCCATACGGAAATCCTTTTTAAGATGTCCGAAAATAGGTTCAATTGCCGCTCTGGCTCTGCATTTGTTCCGTTTCTGCCGTTTTTGACAAGGGGTGTCTTTGACTTTGGGCTTGCCCGGTGTAATAATGCTTACGTCTTTTATCTGCTTTCGTCCTTTCCCGCCACGGTCATAAATGAGTTCTTTGGGTAGTTTCAACTTATTCTCTTCCATCTGTTCGAGTAACGGTTCTATGGTGTCGCCGTCGTATGGGTTTCCCAAAAATGCTTTTACCGCCGTGATGATTTTCCGCCCTTTTCTGCCCGTGGTGATCATCCCCACTTTATTGCCGAACTCATACTGCTTGTGTGCCTTTCCCTTGGCAATACAGCGGGTAAAGGGTTTATGCAGACTGTAGATTTTATCCTTGTCGTTTTTCTGTTGATTCACTGCACGCTTGCAGAGTGAAAGCGTCTGTTCGTATCGTTTCTTTTGTTCCTCTGTCATTTTACGTTCAAGTTCCCGAAGTTGGATATTGGCGATCGTTTTCAAGCGACGTTTGGCTTTGTCTGCCCGTTTCTTACGTTTGGGATGCTTGCCGTTGTAAGTGTCTCGCAGCAGTTGTTTACTTTCACGGGTGTACCGCTGACGTTGCATGATGCCTTCACTCCCTGCAATGGCATTGCACTTGTCGATAACCTTTTTGCAAAGCTTGGCATCGGTAGGAAAGGTGGTGTTGTTTTCTTGAACAGTAGTGTCCGAAAGAACAAACCCGGTTTGTCCCGGCAGTTTTTTACCGTGAAGTTGTACGCTGTAAGCGAATATTTTTCCTATCCCTTCTTCTCCCACACGGTTACGGAAATGGACAAAATCGCTCGGATCAAAAGGAAACTCATGTTCGAAGAACTCGCATCCACAAAAGTACTGGAAATAAACATCCCGAACCCAATACTCGGGAATACGCTCATCGCCAAGATTGTACAGGTGCTTCAAAAGCAGGCAGCCGACCATCAAACGGATGGGAACGCTTGGCGCACCTCGTTGTGAATACAAAGGTGTAAATTCTTCCTCAAAATATGACCAATCGATCTTGTCTGCCAAAAGAACGAGTTCATGCCCCATATCGATGAAATCTTTCAGCATCGGGCGAAACAAATCGCGTTGTCCTTTTTCCGGTAATTTCCCTAACATGATTTGCAGAGTTTTAGTACCTAAAGATACAAAATATTGCAAAAAAACACAACTGTTTATGAGGTTATTTTACTGAATATCTGATAAATATACGCTTTTAAGGAGCGACTATTTAGATTTGTAGCCAGACCTGAATCCACGCAAAACTAATTCTTTTTTTCAAAAAAACAAGCAAAACATTAAGAAATCTAAATCATTAGCTCACTCTACTAGATTTTTTTGTACTTTTGCGCCTCGATTATGAACATTACAAAGGTATTAAGCCAAAACAATACGAACGATCCGCACC of the Petrimonas mucosa genome contains:
- a CDS encoding sugar phosphate isomerase/epimerase family protein, giving the protein MPRLVTLYSLQWGDLSLEEVCIKAKGFGYDGIELGLPTHLDVHQTDPLYYKGIKELLEKHGLQLRTISTHLVGQAVCDKIDERHKEILPDYIWGDGDPEGVRQRAAKELVLTARAAKELRVDTVVGFTGSPIWHLLYSFPPVSQSTIDEGYRDFARRFTPILEKFKEMGVRFALEVHPTEIAFDTFSARKALEAIEYHPAFGFNYDPSHLGYQGVDYVDFIYQFHDRIFHVHMKDVYWSDMPKQVGVFGGHVPFGDPRRYWNFRSLGRGKINFEEIIRALNAIDYQGPLSIEWEDSAMDREHGARESCEFTKRLDFQLSGHAFDAFFGK
- a CDS encoding IS5 family transposase — encoded protein: MLGKLPEKGQRDLFRPMLKDFIDMGHELVLLADKIDWSYFEEEFTPLYSQRGAPSVPIRLMVGCLLLKHLYNLGDERIPEYWVRDVYFQYFCGCEFFEHEFPFDPSDFVHFRNRVGEEGIGKIFAYSVQLHGKKLPGQTGFVLSDTTVQENNTTFPTDAKLCKKVIDKCNAIAGSEGIMQRQRYTRESKQLLRDTYNGKHPKRKKRADKAKRRLKTIANIQLRELERKMTEEQKKRYEQTLSLCKRAVNQQKNDKDKIYSLHKPFTRCIAKGKAHKQYEFGNKVGMITTGRKGRKIITAVKAFLGNPYDGDTIEPLLEQMEENKLKLPKELIYDRGGKGRKQIKDVSIITPGKPKVKDTPCQKRQKRNKCRARAAIEPIFGHLKKDFRMEQNYLWAEKGIQINAYLAATAWNLKKMMEKLKEKFLYFIFRWFFHQDKIYFSA